A region from the Tachyglossus aculeatus isolate mTacAcu1 chromosome Y4, mTacAcu1.pri, whole genome shotgun sequence genome encodes:
- the LOC119946945 gene encoding target of rapamycin complex 2 subunit MAPKAP1-like, whose product MAFLDNPTIILAHIRQSHVTSDDTGMCEMVLIDHDVDLEKFHPSTVTGDSGPEIQGSGGGENQGFVYAQSVDITSSWDFGIRRRSNTAQRLERLRKERQNQIKCKNVQWKERNASHSAEELSSLFEKKNFKVKSSNSGKQSILSVRLEQCPLQLNNPFNEYSKFDGKAHLTPRYAPKSHPAALP is encoded by the coding sequence ATGGCCTTCTTGGACAACCCAACTATCATTCTGGCTCATATTCGGCAGTCCCACGTGACCAGTGATGACACAGGGATGTGTGAAATGGTTTTAATTGATCATGATGTTGACCTCGAGAAGTTTCATCCCTCTACAGTGACTGGAGACAGTGGCCCGGAAATTCAGGGAAGTGGTGGTGGTGAGAATCAGGGCTTTGTATATGCCCAGTCTGTCGACATTACCTCAAGCTGGGACTTTGGCATCAGAAGGCGATCGAACACAGCTCAGAGATTAGAACGACTTCGAAAAGAGAGGCAAAACCAGATAAAGTGCAAaaatgttcagtggaaagagagaaatGCTTCTCACTCAGCGGAGGAGCTCAGCTCACTGTTTGAAAAAAAGAACTTCAAAGTTAAGTCTTCAAATTCTGGGAAGCAGTCAATATTATCAGTACGACTTGAACAGTGCCCTCTCCAGCTGAATAACCCTTTTAATGAGTACTCAAAATTTGATGgcaaggctc